Part of the Sulfobacillus acidophilus DSM 10332 genome, GCCAGGGGTTCGGCTAATTGTTGCCAAAAATCGTCGGTTACCGGCCGGAGCGGTACTTCGTCGGCCAACCAGGCAGGATGCACCTCGCCGACCAGCTCTTCGGCAAAAAACAACTGCAGTCGAGGCCGTTCGGTCACCCGGCCGATGACCGCCCAAGGGACCTCCCAATGCCGTGCAATGGCAATGACCCGTTCCACTTGGGCTTCCGGCACCACCAAGAGCATGCGTTCCTGAGTTTCCGAGAGCATGATCTCATACGGTGTCATCCCGGCTTCACGCACCGGGACCTGATCAAGCCACAGTTCGGCCCCGACCCCCGAACGCGCCAGCAATTCGGCGGTCGCGGATGTCAGTCCGGCCGCCCCTAAGTCCTGCACCGCATCTAAAATGCCTTCCGCCACCGCCATTAACGTGGCTTCCATCACCAATTTACCTAAGAAGGGATCCCCGACCTGTACGGTCGGCCGCAGATCATCGTCTCCCCCGGAAAAATCGCGGGACGCCAAGAGGCTTGCCCCGTGAATGCCGTCGCGACCCGTTTTACGGCCCCAGAGCACCAACAACGAGCCCGGTTGGGCAGTGTCGGCCCCTATTTTATGGCGTGGCGACCGAATCCCGACCGCCAGCACGTTGACCAACGGATTCTTGGCATAGCCGGGACCAAACCCGATATCGCCGGTTACGGTGGGAATCCCGATTGCATTGCCGTACATTCCCACGCCCCGCACCACACCGTCTAAAAGCACCTGACTGGCCTCGTCTTCGCCAAAGCGCAGCGCGTCCGCCAGCGCGACGGGACGCGCCCCCATGGCGACGATATCGCGGATAATGCCACCGACACCGGTTGCCGCCCCTTGTTCCGGCTCTACATAGGACGGATGGTTATGACTTTCAATTTTAAACGCCACTTCCCATTCCGGGGTCAGACGGACCACCCCGGCATTGCCGCCGGGCCCGGTCACCACGTGCGGTCCCTGATGCGGGAGATGTTTTAAAAGCCCCTTGGAATTTTTGTAACTGCAATGCTCGGACCACAGCGCCCCGAAGAGCCCTAATTCTAAATCGTTGGGCGTACGCCCCATCAGCCGCAATACCTCCTGGTATTCGGCCCGGGTTAAGCCGACATCCTCCGGTTGCATTACCCTCTCTGTCCTCCTAACCACGCCCGCAAAAAGTGTTGTCCGTCCGACGAGCCTAAATAGACCGCCATAGCCCGTTCGGGATGCGGCATCAACCCGACGACGGAACCTTGGGCGATCCCGGCAATATTCTCGATCGAACCGTTGGGATTTGCTTCCGGAGTCGGTCGGCCCTCTTCATCCGTGTATTGAAACAAAAGCCCACCGGTTTGCCGCAAGCGCTCCAAATCCTCCGGCGTAGCCCAATAGGAACCTTCCCGGTGCGCAATCGGCAAGCGCCAAAGGGTACCCGCGGGAATGCCGGGAAATAGCGGGTTTTCCGAGACCACCTTGACGGTTTCCCATCCACAGCGAAATTTGCCGTCCGGATTCGTCCTCAGGGCCCCCGGCAAAAGCCCCCGTTCGGTGAGAATTTGAAATCCGTTACAAATGCCTAACACCGGCAGCCGATCATTTTCCACCCGCCGGGCTATCCCGTCCATCACGGGTGCCTCGGCCGCCAAGGCACCACTGCGGAGATAATCACCGTAAGAAAACCCGCCGGGCAGCACCACGCGATCCACGGAGCCCACATCCGGCGCAGTATACCAAACCGGCACCACCTCCACTCCCAGCGACTCCAGGGCCCAAACGGTATCCTGATCGCAATTGGATCCCGGGAAGCTGACCACGGCTACTTTCATACCGGGTCCACCTCAATCCCGAAATGCTCCATCACCGGGTTGGCCAAGAGCCGGCGGGCCATTTGTTGCCCCAGTTCGCGCGCTTCGTCGGCATCCGGCGCCTCAATTTCCACAACGATGTGTTTGCCGATCCGCACGCCGCTTACCGGATACCCTAACCGCTGCAGCACCGAAAGGGTCGCTTCGCCCGCGGGATCTAAAATTTCCGGTTTGGGCATAACTTGGACCTGCAGCCGAAATCGTGCCATTATGTCATCACCCGCTTCAAAATTTCTTGATAGGCCTCTTCGACACCGCCGAGATCGCGACGGAACCGATCCTTGTCAAGCCGTTCCCGAGTCTGGCTATCCCACAATCGGCAGGTATCCGGAGAAATCTCGTCGCCCAGCATCAGTTGCCCTTCAAACCAGCCGAATTCCAATTTGAAATCGACGAGCAAAATGCCCCGTTCCTGGAAAAACGGCCGTAGCCACTCATTTATTTGCATCGCCTGCCGGCGAATCGCCGCTAACTCTTGAGGGCTGGCCAAGTGGAGCAACCGTACATGGTCATCGTTAATCAAGGGATCGCCGAGCGCGTCGTTTTTGTAATAAAGCTCCAAGACCGGTTGATCAATCGCGGTCCCCTCCGGCAACCCCGTCCGCTGACTTAATGAGCCGGCCACCCCATTTCGGACCACCACTTCCAATCCAATCATGGTCAGTTGCCGGACTAACAGATGGCGGTCGTCCAACCGCCGAATCAAGTGGGTCGGGATATCCTTTTCCATAAGCCACTGAAAGATCCGAGCGGTCATCTGCGCATTGACGGACCCCTTGTCAGCAATCTGGCCGCGCTTCTGGCCGTTAAAAGCCGTGGCGTCGTCTTTGAACTCCATAATCAATTGGCCGGGAACCTCTGACCGGTAGACTTTTTTGGCTTTCCCCTCATACAGCAATTCCATGGCTATTCCTCCAGTCCTAACCGCTGATAGATAGCATCGATGGCCGCCAAATAGGGTTCCACCCGAAAAAGGTCCTCGAGCTCGTCGGACGACAAGCGCGCTTTGACGTCCGGATCCTCCCGAAGCCGCTCTTGAAACGATTGCCGGGGATCCGCGAGTGCGGCCATCGCATTCCGCTGAACGACCTGATATGCGTCGTCACGCGACATGCCTTGATCCACTAAAGCCAAAAGCACTTTGCCGGAAAAAATCAAGCCGCCGGTTTTTTCGATGTTTTCCCGCATCCGGTCGGCACGAATCGTCAGTCCTTCGACGATCCGAATCATCTGGTGAATCATATAATCGGCCAACGTGGTGGCATCGGGTAACATCACCCGCTCCACCGACGAATGGGAAATGTCCCGTTCATACCACAAGGGGATGTCTTCCAAAGCGGGTACCACATAGCCTCGTAGAAGGCGGGCCAACCCGGAGATTTGCTCAGACTTGATTGGATTCCGTTTATGCGGCATGGCCGACGATCCCCGTTGGCCACTGGCAAACGGTTCTTCCAGTTCCCCCACCTCGGTCCGCTGGGATAGCCGAATTTCGGTGGCCATCTTGTCGAGCGTGCCCCCTAAAATCGCCAACGCCGCAATGACTTCGGCATGGCGATCGCGTTGCAGCACTTGCGTCGACAACGGTGCCGGAGTCAAACCCAGCCGCTCGCCCACATACGCTTCGACGGCCGGCGGGATATTGGCATAGTTCCCGACCGCTCCCGAAATTTTCATCACCGCCATGCCCTGCCGCGCCCGGAGAATCCGATCGCGACTGCGGCCCAACTCGAGCCACCACAAGGCCCATTTGAGTCCATGACTGGTCGGCTCGGCATGCATGCCATGGGTCCGTCCCATCACCGGCACCCACTTATTCTCAATCGCCCGTTGCCGCACCTTTTCGATGAGCGCGTCCAATCCCTCCAAAATGATATCGAGCGCCTCGACTATCAAAGAGCTCAGGGCCGTATCCACCACATCGGTGGACGTCAATCCGAAGTGAATATATTTGGCGTCTTCCGCGTCCACGGTCTCCGCCACGGCGCTAATAAACGCCAAAACATCATGATGGTAGCGGGCTTCATAAAACTCCACCCGGGCAGGGTCCACCGTCGCCCGACGCAAACGCTGCGCGACCCCGGGCGGAATATGCCCGAGCTTTTCCCAAGCTTCCACCGCATAAATTTCGACCAATAACCAGCGTTGATAGCGGGTGAGATCCGACCACAACTCCCGTAAACGCGGTCGGGCATAGCGATCAATCACACTGTCACTCCCAATCCGAACATTCTACTTAAACCATATAGCTAACGTTCGTGTTTGTCTACCTTTCATAGCACGACATTTTGGGTTTTAGCATGAGGATGCTGACGTTTTTTATCCTCCCGGCAATAAAAAAAACCCCTGCCGGATATTCCGCAGGGGTTCGTGCTTATTCCCACTCAATCGTGCCGGGCGGCTTGGACGTGATATCGTAGACCACCCGGTTAACCGCCGGCACCTCACCGACAACCCGATTAGCAATCGCATCCAGAACCTCGGGCGGTAATCGTACCCAATCGGCCGTCATCCCGTCTAAACTTTCCACCGCCCGCACCACGAGCGGATAACCGTAGGTGCGCTGGTCTCCCATCACACCGACGGCGCGGATATCCAACAAGACAGCAAATGCCTGCCACACTTGGCGATTGAGCCCGGCCCGGTCAATTTCCTGCCGCACGATGGCATCGGCCGCCCGTACGATCGCCACTTTCTCGCGGGTCACTTCCCCGATGATACGCACCGCGAGCCCGGGACCGGGAAACGGATGCCGCCACACTAGCCGATCGGGCAATCCAAGGGCCGTGCCGATGCGCCGCACTTCGTCTTTAAATAGCCACCGAAGGGGTTCCACCACGCGAAAGCGCATATCCTCCGGCAGCCCCCCCACATTGTGATGGGATTTAATGGTGCGGGCTTGTCCACCGCCCGATTCAATCACATCGGGATAGACCGTCCCTTGGATTAAAACCTCGCGAGGCCCAAGCGCCTGTTCGGTGGCTTCAAAAGCCCGTATGAACTCCCGTCCGATAATTTTCCGTTTGGCTTCGGGGTCGGTCACCCCGGCTAAAGCCGCGAAAAATTGCTCCGAGGCATCCACGATGTGTAAATCAATCTGATCGGCAAATACGCTCCGGATCTCGTCCACTTCATCGGCCCGCATTAACCCATGATCGATAAGAACCGCCGTCAAACGATCGCCAATCGCGCGCGCCGCCAATGCGCCCGCAACCGCCGAATCGACGCCGCCCGAAAGGGCGATTAAAGCCCGGCCTTCCCCGACCTCGGCTCGGATTTGGGCCACCGCTTGATCAATCACTTCCGCCGGACGCCAATCGGGACGAAGACCGGCCACCCGGTATAAAAAGTTTTCTATCAAGCGCTGACCCTCGGGCGTATGGTGGACTTCCGGATGGTATTGCACCGCCCATAAATTTCGGGCGGGATCTCCCATTGCCGCAATCGGCGTGGTCGGGGTTGACGCCAAAACCTGAAATCCCGGTGGGGCCGACTCGACGATATCGCCATGGCTCATCCACACCGTCGACGGTGAAGACAGTCCCTCCAACAAGGGCACCATGCGCTGAATCGTCATACGGGACCGCCCATATTCTTGCCGGGCGGCCGGAATGACCCGCCCTCCCAAAAGATGCGCCATCAGTTGCATCCCGTAGCAAATCCCCAATACCGGAATACCCAACTCGAATACCGCCGGGTCCATGGTGGGCGCCCCCGGTTCAAACACGCTGGCCGGGCCACCCGACAAAATCACCGCGTCGGCCCCTTTATCCCGGATAGTCGCGGCCGGCGTATCGCCCGGCAACACTTCCGAAAAAATTTCCGCTTCCCGTACCCGTCGGGCAATCAGTTGATTATATTGGGCACCAAAATCCAACACAATGACATGCGAAGCCATGTTAACTCCTTACTAGCCGACAGACGTCACTTAAATTGCGATAGCGCTCATCGACATCCAGCCCATAGCCCACCACAAATTCGTCCGGGATTTCAAATCCTTTATAGTGCACGGGCACCGCGACTTGTCGGCGGGCCGGTTTATCTAACAAGGCACAAATCTTGACGCTCATGGCGCCGCGCGATCGCACATGGCCATAAATGTAGTTCAGTGTGAGTCCGGTGTCTACTATATCCTCGACCACAATCACATGTTTGCCGTCTAAACTGTAATCCAAATCTTTCAATATCCGAACCACACCCGAGGATTTCGTCGCATGGCCATACGACGAGACCGCCATAAAATCGACGGCTAAAGGCAAGTCGATGGCCCGCGCCAAATCGGCCACGAATACAAAAGAACCCTTTAAGATGCCAATCAAGACCAAACTTTTGTCCTGGTAATCCAGCGTAATTCGCCGCCCCAGTTGTTCCACCCGCGCCTGGATGTCTCGAGCACTTAACAAGACCTCCAGCCGCTCACCGGGTAACGTTTGCACTAATGCTTCTCCTCCGTTTCATCGTCCCGGGATAGCCGTCGAATGATTTGCGCCCGATCGCGTAAAGGATAGAGCGATCGGTGCCGAGGGGCTTCCCCATGGGCAATGCGCTTACCTTCAAAATACGCTTCGGCATCCCATTCCACTTCGGGCGTCCGGTCATCGAGCCGCTCCCGAATCGCTTTCAGGGATAGTCCGCTTTCCAAAAGACGCTTAATCTCCAATAAGCGCTCGATATCATGTTGAGAATAAAGTCGCTGGTTGCCCTCGCTGCGGCGCGGAGCCAAAAGATGCAATGTTTCGTAATACCGGATGCGCCGCTCGGTGAGTCCAGTTCGTTCCCGGACTTCCCCGATGGAGAATAATACCGGTTCACTATCGCGCATCGTGCTAACTTCCTTTCACGAAATCCTGGCCGCTCCAATGAGAATCCGGATTTTTACGCTACCATGTCATCAGCCAAAGCTCAAGGAAAAAACGGTACGTTTGGCGTCGAACATAACAACACTCGGGGAAGCAGCCGTTTTAGTCACCCCGAGTATACAATATCCCTCACATGTATCTTAACGGATTTGCGAGCCGCTTCAAAACTCCTCTCATGCGAAAATGAAGAAAAACCTCGCCGCCATTCGACGAGGTTTAGGGAGATTAGGCTTCTTCGATTCGGCTTCGTAGGTTCCGTTCGGCGATCATGCGCTCCAATCGCGCGATCTCTTGATGCGCTTGCCCCAACTTATACGACAGCTCTTGCATCTTCAATTCTTGACGTTCAATGCGGTCGTACCGCCCGCGCATTTCTTGCGTCAGCACACCCACCAAATCTTTCAGCATAAGATGCTGCGACTCGAGCATACTGGCCCACTCCATCATTTCCGGGCGAGGCGTCAACGCCAGGGGCGCCGATAGGCTGCTCCGATGACGACGTACCCGCGTCGGTGCCGGCAAATTTTCCGCCAATGAGGCCAGTTCCCGATATTCCGCACGGTTAAGCCCGACCAAGTCCTCGGTTTTCACGACGTATGGACGCCCTGCCACACCTTTTTTCCGTTCGGCCGGCAACCTTCCCTGCCGGACATCGTCACGCAATGTACTGGCTAATTCGGGCGCCAACTCCATCAATTGCGTTAGCATCACTTCCATGACTCATGCCTCCATTCCATCCAAATCGGACTGACATGGATATGATTCCCATTCATTGCCGATTTCATTCCTAGAGGTTGTCAATCCCCACTTCGGATCGATTAGGCGGGGGGATGGTCCCATTGCTTGCCCAATCCTCGAGAGCCGGGTACCGGAAACTTCGTGACCCGAACGGGCCGGATTGCGCAATGGTTTGACGTCAACGGACAAGATACCCGAAAACAAAGAATGGACCACGGCGCGGAATGACCAAAAGAAAACGCCCTGGGGTAGCCCAGGGCCTCTTGTCGCAAAGCGACTTACATCATCATGTCGTTCATGCCGCCGCCCATGTTCGGCATCGGCTCTTTCTTTTCCGGTTTGTCGGCCACCAATGCCTCGGTGGTGAGGAGCATCGCCGCAATCGACGCGGCATTTTGCAACGTGGAGCGGGTCACTTTAGCCGGGTCGACGATTCCAGCCTGTACCATGTCCACCACACGGTTGTTGGCGGCGTCGTATCCCATGGTCCCCGACTCTTTCTTCACCATTTCCACAATGACGGAGCCTTCCAATCCGGCGTTGTGGGCGATTTGGCGAATGGGTTCTTCCAAAGCCCGGCGCACGATGTTAACCCCGATCTTGTCGTCGCCTTCCACATTCAAGGCTTCCAATGCCGGAATAGCCCGCAGAAGCGCCGTGCCACCACCGGGCACAATCCCTTCTTCCACGGCCGCCCGCGTTGCCGACAAGGCGTCCTCAATGCGGAGTTTCTTTTCTTTCAACTCGACTTCGGTGGCCGCCCCGACCTGGATTACGGCCACACCACCGGAAAGTTTCGCCAACCGCTCTTGCAGTTTTTCGCGGTCGTAGTCGGACGTGGTGTCTTCGATTTGTTTCTTAATGACTTGAATCCGCTTCTTAATCTCTTCGTCTTTGCCGCGGCCGTCCACAATGGTGGTCTCTTCTTTGGCCACTTTCACCTGACGCGCTTGCCCGAGCATGTCCAGCGTGACATTTTCCAGCTTCAGGCCAATGTCTTCCGAGATGACTTGGCCGCCGGTCAAAATCGCGATATCTTCCAACATCGCCTTGCGTCGGTCACCAAATCCCGGCGCCTTCACTGCCACGGCGGTCAACGTGCCGCGCAACTTGTTGACGACCAATGTCGCCAACGCTTCCCCTTCGACGTCTTCGGCGATAATGACCAACGGCTTGCCCCGTTGCACGATTTTTTCCAAAACCGGCAACAGGTCCTGGATAGCGGAAATCTTCCGGTCGGTAATCAAGATGTAGGGGTCACTCAACACGGCTTCCATTTTTTCGGTGTCGGTAACCATGTAGGGCGAAATGTAACCCCGGTCAAATTGCATCCCTTCCACCGTCTCTAACGTGGTCCCGGTGGTCTTGGACTCTTCGACGGTGATGACGCCGTCCGCCCCGACCTTTTCCATCGCTTCGGCAATCAACCGGCCAATTTCGGCATCATTGGCCGAGATGGACGCCACCTGGGTAATGGCCTCTTTGCCCTCGATGGGTTTCGCAATTTTTTTGATTTCGGCCACGGCGGTGTTGACGGCCAATTCAATCCCCCGCTTAATGCCCATGGGGTTGGCACCGGCCGTGACATTCTTGAGCCCTTCGTGAATCATGGCCTGCGCCAATACGGTCGCCGTGGTGGTGCCGTCACCCGCAACATCCTGGGTTTTGGTCGCCACTTCCTTAACCAGCTGCGCCCCCATGGCTTCAAAGGGATCTTCCAATTCGATTTCCCGGGCAATCGTCACCCCGTCATTGGTAATTAACGGCGCGCCAAACTTCTTCTCCAATACGACATTGCGTCCCTTGGGTCCCAAGGTCACCTTCACGGCGTTGGCCAGCTTGTCAACCCCCCGTTCGAGGGCGCGACGCGCTTCTTCTTCGTAAATCATCTGCTTCGCCATGCTTTATCCTCCTTAACGATTCGATTTTCCCGCGGATCCCTTCATAATCATTCGTCCGGCTACGCCGGCACTTTAGCCGGGGCCATAACGGCCATTATGTCTGACTCCCGCAGCAGAAGATAGTCTTGGTTTTCCAGGCGTACTTTCATGCCCGCATCGGCCGCATACAAGACAACTTCGCCGACATGTACTTCTAATTGGGCTCGGGTTCCGTTTTCCAACAACCGACCACTGCCAACCGCCACCACTTCGCCTCGGCCCAGCTGATCATGCGCAGTGTCGGGCAGGACAATCCCCGCTACCGTTTTTTCTTCGACGATCGGTTTAATGATCACATGGTCGCTTAATGGACGTAGTTCCACGGTCTTCCCTCCCCTATGTGAACGGCTCTGTTAGCACTCGCTGAGCCTGAGTGCTAACAAGATTCCATGAAGGAGTTTACCCAATCTCTCCGTCTCCGTCAAATAATTCCCAGGATGGGAGATTCGGCGGAATTTGGGCCTCTCGCCCGCTTAAATCCTTCAAACACCTGATTTTAAGCGATCTCGTCACTTTTCATGTTGCGTCTTTCCTTGTGAGACGTCCAGCGCATGCGGCAAGATGGGGAGCACGACGGGCCACAACTGCTCGATGGCTTTAGGGGATCCCGGAAAATTAATTATAAGCGTCGTACGGGCCAATCCGGCCACCGCCCGTGAAATCATCCCAAACGGAGTATGCGCTAAAGAAGCCTGCCGCATGGCTTCCGGAATGCCGGGAATTTCTCGGTCAATGACCGCCCGCGTCGCCTCCGGCATCACATCCCGCGGGCCCAAACCCGTCCCTCCGGTGGTGAGAATGAGGTGAATGCCTTGGTCCACCCATTCCCTCATTTGCGAAATCAGTTGATCGGCTTCATCCGGCAAGACGCGATACGCGACGACGGTGCCGATCGCACCGGCCAACCGTTGCAAAAGCGTCCCCGACGTATCGGCCCGTATCGCCTGATAGGAGGCGTCACTGGATGTCAGCACCGCAATAGTCCGCATACCCGTCCTCCTTTGGGTTCATTCCGGTTCTGGAGGCGTTTCGGTACGACGGTATGTCCCCGACCGACCTCCCGTTTTTTCCACCAACTGAACACCCGTCATGACCATACCACGATCACGTGCTTTCAACATGTCGTAAAGCGTCAAAAGGGCAGCCGTTACCGCCGTGAGCGCCTCCATTTCCACACCGGTCGCCCAGACCGTCTCCACCGTCGCCAGCACCCGAAAACCGTCGGGCTCCGGGCTAATCTCGACCGCAACATGGGTCAACGGAACCGGATGGGCTAACGGAATCCACTCGGCGGTGCGTTTCGCGGCTTGAATAGCGGCAACCCGTGCCACGGCCAGCACATCACCTTTCGGAGCCGCGTGTTGCCGCACCAAGTTCACCACCTCGGGAGTGGTGACCAGACGGCCCTCCGCCACGGCCCGACGAGGGGTCGACGGCTTAGCGGCCACGTCGACCATGTGCACTTCCCCGGCGTCGTTCAAATGCGGAAAGTCACGATGAGGGGCCACTCGGCATCTCTCCTTTAAGATTCATCCAGCGACGGGTCGGAGTGCCGGATACCCGAGCGGCCGACCACAGCACCGGCAAAACGCCCGCCACATAACCCAGCCGGAGGCCGGTCAGGATGCCTTGATGGCTTTGGGGGACAGCCATTAAGGCAAATCCCAGCGCCACCCCGGTCAACGCCCCCCAGAAAGCCCGAGTGGAGGACCTCCGGAAAGTATACCGGGCCAATGCCCCCATGCCGATGAGCCAACCGGCCAACACCCAAAATCCGGCCCCTCGGGTAAACGGCCATAAGTAGAGCCAACCGGAAACCGCACTGATGACCATCACGCCACTTAATCCTATCGTCGACAAGCGGACCACTTTGTCACCTCACGTATAGGGTGCGCATCTCGCGCACACACTGCCTAAGGACTTTTCGGGGACCCGTAATCATCGAAAGGAGACCGACCATGCGCGCCATTTGGACCCTTCTCGCAACCTGGCTGAGCTTTTGGGGATTTCACCCGGCCAAATTCCATCACATCACGGCTCCTCTCCCGCGCATCGTCGCCTTGACGTTTGATGATGGGCCCTCGCCGGTTTATACTCCCAAAATTCTCACGATCTTAAAAGACAACAACGTGCACGCGACGTTTTTTGTACTTGGCAGCGAAGCCGAAAGGTTTCCCCAGGTGACCCGGGAGATTATTCGGCAAGGATCGGTCATTGCCAACCACGGCTATGGTCATCTCAACTTTTTTCACGCGGGCGTCCAACGCATGTGGATGGATGCCGAAAAAACCCAAAATCTCCTGCAAAAATCAGGGATTCCCACGGTCGCTTTCTATCGCCCGCCTTACGGCAACAGTAGCCCGCGGCTAATCGAAGCATTCCGGACCCATGGCTATACGACGGTCTTTTGGTCGATTGATACGCGCGATTGGGCGATGCCGTCTACCGCCACCATTATTCGCCGCACCCTCAACCAGATCCAACCCGGGGCCATCATTCTTATGCATGACGGCGGCGGCAACCGCCAGCAAACGGTTGAGGCCGTCGCCGCCATTGTTAAATTCCTCCGGGCGGACGGATATCGGTTTGTCACTCTGCCACAATATGTAAAGGAGTTGCACCTCAATCCGCCTCCGGCCCGATTGCCGCTACCTGCCGAACCGCCCCCTCAGGCGGGATAGGTGTAAAATCCGCGACCGGTTTTCCGTCCCCAATGGCCGGCATCCACCATCTGCCGCAGCAAGGGCGCGGGCCGGTACTTGGGATCGCCAAATCCCCGGTATAACACCTCTAAAATCGCCAAACAGGTGTCAAGTCCGATAAAGTCGGCCAACTGCAAGGGTCCCATAGGATGTCGCATGCCCAGTTTCATAATGGTATCGATCGCCTCGGGAGTGGCCACCCCTTCTTGCAAGGCAAAAATCGCCTCGTTAATCATGGGCATTAAAATCCGGTTGGCGATAAAGCCCGGGTAATCTTTTACCGGCACCGGCGTTTTGCCCAATTCCTCCGCCCAGGCCATGACGCGACGGGTGGTCTCCGGACTCGTTTCGGCGCCTTCAATCACTTCGACCAACTCCATCACCGGCACCGGATTCATAAAATGCATGCCGATTACCCGGTCCGGACGTCGCGTGGCGCGGGCCAACCGCGTAATACTGATGGACGACGTATTCGACGCCAATATCGCCGCATCCGGCAACGCCTGATCCAACGTTTC contains:
- a CDS encoding phosphoribosylformylglycinamidine synthase subunit II (PFAM: AIR synthase related protein, N-terminal domain; AIR synthase related protein, C-terminal domain~TIGRFAM: phosphoribosylformylglycinamidine synthase II~COGs: COG0046 Phosphoribosylformylglycinamidine (FGAM) synthase synthetase domain~HAMAP: Phosphoribosylformylglycinamidine synthase 2~InterPro IPR000728:IPR010918:IPR010074~KEGG: rxy:Rxyl_0996 phosphoribosylformylglycinamidine synthase subunit II~PFAM: AIR synthase related protein, C-terminal; AIR synthase related protein~PRIAM: Phosphoribosylformylglycinamidine synthase~SPTR: Phosphoribosylformylglycinamidine synthase 2;~TIGRFAM: Phosphoribosylformylglycinamidine synthase II) → MQPEDVGLTRAEYQEVLRLMGRTPNDLELGLFGALWSEHCSYKNSKGLLKHLPHQGPHVVTGPGGNAGVVRLTPEWEVAFKIESHNHPSYVEPEQGAATGVGGIIRDIVAMGARPVALADALRFGEDEASQVLLDGVVRGVGMYGNAIGIPTVTGDIGFGPGYAKNPLVNVLAVGIRSPRHKIGADTAQPGSLLVLWGRKTGRDGIHGASLLASRDFSGGDDDLRPTVQVGDPFLGKLVMEATLMAVAEGILDAVQDLGAAGLTSATAELLARSGVGAELWLDQVPVREAGMTPYEIMLSETQERMLLVVPEAQVERVIAIARHWEVPWAVIGRVTERPRLQLFFAEELVGEVHPAWLADEVPLRPVTDDFWQQLAEPLAPPAVSSATTVTLTRSTIEHLWQARDCRDRQSVYRQYDSMIQTHTVWGPDHDLAILQLKGVEPGLAVAVSGPGRWAAGDAYAAGFATVLRVLAVLAAQGAEPLGLTDGINAGNPYKPEAFQALAALLRGIADAARLTGVPVTGGNVSLHNETDGQAIWPTGIIGVVGRHDRPRQPVPDALQAAGHALWLIHPPARPEAMLGGSVWARLTGWGAPYSRSSDPEADHRALEWVRRSVTAPGVRACRAVGDGGALLTLTRMWLAAESGLGLETHIGPEAGAVWVNEAVPQWIMEVETNGQDRLAQSLADAGLTGFPIATVTPDGIFRLGSFEWTRTEVLAYYRQPYTEEVTP
- a CDS encoding phosphoribosylformylglycinamidine synthase subunit I (PFAM: Glutamine amidotransferase class-I~TIGRFAM: phosphoribosylformylglycinamidine synthase I~COGs: COG0047 Phosphoribosylformylglycinamidine (FGAM) synthase glutamine amidotransferase domain~InterPro IPR010075~KEGG: sti:Sthe_1290 phosphoribosylformylglycinamidine synthase I~PRIAM: Phosphoribosylformylglycinamidine synthase~SPTR: Phosphoribosylformylglycinamidine synthase 1;~TIGRFAM: Phosphoribosylformylglycinamidine synthase I), producing MKVAVVSFPGSNCDQDTVWALESLGVEVVPVWYTAPDVGSVDRVVLPGGFSYGDYLRSGALAAEAPVMDGIARRVENDRLPVLGICNGFQILTERGLLPGALRTNPDGKFRCGWETVKVVSENPLFPGIPAGTLWRLPIAHREGSYWATPEDLERLRQTGGLLFQYTDEEGRPTPEANPNGSIENIAGIAQGSVVGLMPHPERAMAVYLGSSDGQHFLRAWLGGQRG
- a CDS encoding phosphoribosylformylglycinamidine synthase, purS (PFAM: Phosphoribosylformylglycinamidine (FGAM) synthase~TIGRFAM: phosphoribosylformylglycinamidine synthase, purS protein~COGs: COG1828 Phosphoribosylformylglycinamidine (FGAM) synthase PurS component~InterPro IPR003850~KEGG: cya:CYA_0648 phosphoribosylformylglycinamidine synthase, PurS protein~PFAM: Phosphoribosylformylglycinamidine synthetase, PurS subunit~SPTR: Phosphoribosylformylglycinamidine synthase, PurS protein;~TIGRFAM: Phosphoribosylformylglycinamidine synthetase, PurS subunit), giving the protein MARFRLQVQVMPKPEILDPAGEATLSVLQRLGYPVSGVRIGKHIVVEIEAPDADEARELGQQMARRLLANPVMEHFGIEVDPV